CGCTGAGAAGCCACCGATAAAAACAAAAATGGCCAGCAATTGTTGGTGTTCAAGCAGCGGCAGACTCAACACATAGTAGTCGGCCATGGTCGTGTCGCCACTGAACGTAATGATCCCGGCCACGGCAATGGGCAGTACGAACAGATTGAGCAGAAACATATAGGCGGGGAACGCCCACATGGCTTTGCGAATGTGTTCATGATCAGAATTCTCAATGACCATGGCATGAAACTGGCGGGGCAGGAACATCACGGCCATCATGGATAACACGGTCATGGAAAACCAACGCCCGCTGCTATTGTGCTCTGCGGAGATCAATAACAGATCTGACCGCTCTGGAAAGGTGGTCAGGAAGCGGTTGAACAGGTCGGCAAAGCCGTCAAACAGGCCGTAGGTCACGAATAAGCCGACGGCCAGAAATGCCGTCAATTTGATGATGGATTCCAAGGCAACCGCTGCCATCAAGCCTTCATGGCGTTCAGTGCTATTGAGACGCATGGCGCCGAACAGGATGCAGAATGTGGCCAGAAACAGGGCGGCCAGAAAGGCGGTATCCAAAGGTAAATTGGGATATTGCAGCTGAAAAGCGGTTGTCACGTTGCTGTCGGAACCGCACAGCATGTTGAACGTCTGCGAGATGGCTTTCAGCTGCAGGGCGATGTATGGCACGATGCCGAGAACGGCGAAAATCGTGACGATGCCGCCAAGGTAGGTCGATTTCCCGAAACGGCTGGCGATAAAATCGGCAATACTGACAATATTTTGCTCTTTGGTAATCAGGATGATTTTACGCAGGAGAAACCACCAGGTGAAACAGATCAGGGTGGGGCCGAGATAGATGGTGAGAAAATCAAGACCACTGGTGGCCGCGCGGCCGACACTGCCATAATAGGTCCATGAGGTACAGTAGACGGCCAGCGACAGCGAATAAACCGTCGCATTGGTGACGAAACTTTTTCCCCGTCGGCGCAGGTTGTCGGCCATAAAGGCAACGACAAACAGCAACAGAAAGTAGGCCAGGGTGATGGCTCCGAGAAATTGAACAGACATCATTCAATCTCCCGGTCCGGTGTGATGTCGTGTTTCGGCAGAGAGCGTTCCTCGAGCGAGGCGCTGAACAGGTAAATGACGCCGATGGAGAGAGGCCAGCCGACCATCAGATAGAAAACCAGCAGCGGAATACCGAGCAGGGTGTCGAGACGGTTGAAGATCTGCATAAAGGGGAAATTGAGCATAATGACGCCGAGGCAGAAGAAAATCAGCCATACCTGACGTTGATGCGTTGTCGAATGTTTGGACATGTTCCCCCCATTGCGATGAATCCATATCATTAAGTATAGGATACATTTAAGGGACTGTCGATCATCGGCAGACATTTAAGTGGTGAAAACTGTTCAAATTTTTCTTTTACAGGGTTTTCGCTAAACGCCATCCGCGGCTTTTGGCATGCGCCGTTTTGACATTGTGATTTTTAAAATCTTACAAAATCACCGGGTTGTCAACGGAGCCGACCCTCGTTTGACGCCTGTTCAAGAGCACTACGAGCCATTTTGTAACAGACTCAAACGACAGGACTTTTTCCATTCTCCAAAGGTGGACCGGCAAAACGGTAGCCATTTTTTCCGTTGTTTTTGACGGCGTACATGGCACTATCTGCTTGTTTTATCAACACTTTTGAGGTGTTGCCATGGGTTGGGTACAGCGCAATACCGACGCTGGCCTGAACCTGAAGCAGGTACCCGTCAAAATCCATGGGCTGATTGACGGTTTCGATGACTTTGCAGGCGATGTTTTCGACATCCTCAACGGATTTGATTTCCGTTAACAGCAGCAGAAATTCATCGCCACCGATCCGGGCAACCGTATCGGATTTGCGAACGCAGCTGAGCAGATGTTTGGCAACGGTCTGCAAGACAAAATCGCCGGCATCATGGCCGTGCTGGTCGTTAATGGCCTTAAAACCGTCAAGGTCAAAAAACATCACGGCAAACTGTTCATGTCTGCGGTGTGCGCTCTCCAGAGCAACATTGATGCGGTCCCGCACCAGGCGCAGACTGGGGAGTCCCGTTAAGGCATCATGGTTGGCCAGATGGCGGATGCGCTCTTCAGCCTGCTTTCGGTCGGAAATGTCCATATGGGTGCCGAACATCAGCAGAGGATCGCCCTCATCCGTCCAGATCGACACTTTACCCCGATCAAGAATCCATACCCAGTGCCCGTCCTTGTGCTTCAGCCGTATTTCACATTGGTAATAGGGCTCCCGCCCGGAAAAATGGCGTTTCAAGGCGCGGTAGGCCTTTTTCAGATCCTCTGGGTGGCAGAACTTTTCCCAGGTTTTGACGGACGCCGGGCTCAGTTCTTCCAGGTGGTAGCCGAGATGTTCCGCCCAGCGACTGTTGAAAACGGTTTCACCGGTTTGAACATTCCATTCCCAGGTGCCGACATGGGTTCCTTCAAGAATAAACGCCAGTCGCTGGCGTTCTTTGCCCAAGGCCACCACGGCTCTTTTCTGTTGCATGACACTGCCGATACGATCGGCAACTTCGTTGATGAGGTAACGTTCCTCCTCCGTGAAAGGTCCTTCGTCAAAATTCGGCAATTGCTTGGTGTAAAACACCTCCACCTTTCCCCGTCGTCTGCCATTGGTCTGAATGGTGGCCTCCTGTTTCCAGACACTTTCCTGGAAATCACGGGTGTGAAAGGTCATATCATCAAAACTGACCCGTGCCGTCGTGTATTCAGGATGTTGCCAGGCCGGCGGCAGGCATTCAATGGCTTCCGCGAGAAACTGTTCAACATCCTTGCCCGTTGTTTCCGCCAGCCGTGACAGGCTGTACAGGCAATGCAACGCTTTAACCCGTTCGCCGATATCGTTGAGCAGCATTTCACGTTCCGCTTCAATCTGTTGACGTTGCGCAATTTCCAGTTCAAGCATGTTCTGGTGGCGGTTGCCGCTGCGCACTGCCGAAGAGGTTTTTTGCAGAAGATAGATGATGAGGACCAGGCAGATGATAAGGGTCAGGCCAAAAATAAGCACCAATTGGGGTAAATGGGTATGACGGCTGGCGAGATAGGCCGCTGTCGGACGGCTTTGCACAACAAAATGGTGGTTACGAATAACCCATTCCTTGGCGGCCTGAAGTGATTCCGGGAGGTCTTCCCAACCCGGAGCCTGATATATCTGTTCACCGTCCATCAGGATGCGCGATTGACAGTGTAAAGGTGTGTGGCGCGATTTGAGCAAGGCCTCCACCCAGGTGCTGCTGCAAAACACCGCCAGCAGAAAGCCGTCAAAGCGCTCTTCGACGGTGAGGGGAAGGTAAATCAGAAAGCCGATGCCGCCTTCGACCAGTTCGATTGGGGCCGTCATGGACGGCGCTTGTTGGTGCCGTGCCTCTTTCAGAGCTTTGCGACGTCTCTCCTCCAGCGCCAGGTTGATGCCGATGGCCTCTTCGTTGTCGTGTTTGGGAACCACCCAACGAACACTAAGATGGGGCTCAACCCATTTCAGCGCCTGATAGCCGGGGTGATCTTCAAGGTAGCTGGTGGCGTTGAAATAAAATTCCTCACGGTTCATGCCACCGCGTTGTTGCCAGCGGTAAACGAAACGCTGCAATAAACGAATCCGATTGTTCAGGTCGGCATCCATCAGATTGAGCAAGACTTGGGATTCCGCTGCAATCGCCTGCCGCCTGGCGTGCGATTCCCGCTGTTCAAGCGCCCACCACAACGAGAAGACCACCAGGCACAGCAGCACTGCTGTCAGGTAGGGAAGCCATCGTCCCTGAATCTCACGCGATTCGACAGGGAAAGGGGGGGGCTGGCTCATAGGGACCTCGCTATTGATGACGGTTCGTCTTCTTAATAGCGTAGCCGAGAGACAGGCCTTTCGCAATGCATTGAGATCAATAGGAAAAAGAAGGCACTGTCGTGCCGCTTCAGCCCCGCCTTTTTGCCAATAGCCCCGACCCGCTAATCGCGAAACCGCTTGGTCAGTTCACCGTATGCGTCGATACGGCGATCGCGTAAAAACGGCCAGATCCGTCGAACCTGTTCACTGCGTTGCAGGTCCAGATCGTGAAGCAGCACGGTTTCGTGATCAGTGTCCGCCTGAACCAGAATTTCTCCCTGTGGCCCGGCGACAAAACTGCTGCCCCAGAACTGTGCTCCCGACGTACTTCCTGTCGGGTCCGCTTCAAAGCCGACACGGTTGACACTGATCACCGGCAGACCATTAGCCACGGCGTGACCGCGTTGCACGGTGATCCAGGCCTCGCGTTGCCGTTGCTGCTCTTCCGGTGAATCCTGTGGGTCCCAGCCGATAGCTGTCGGGTAGATCAGCATATCGCAGCCGGCAAGAGCCATCAGCCGGGCCGCTTCCGGATACCACTGGTCCCAGCAGACCAGGACGCCCAATGTGCCGACGCTGGTCGGAATCGGTGTGAAGCCTAAATCACCTGGTGTAAAATAAAATTTTTCATTGTAACCGGGATCATCAGGGATATGCATTTTGCGATACATTCCGGCGAGTTGTCCGTTGCTTTCAAAGACCACCGCCGTATTGTGATAGAGGCCGGCGGCGCGCCGTTCAAACAGGCTGCACACCAGCACCACCTCCCGTTTTTTAGCGAGTTCGGCAAAATAATCGCTGCTGGGGCCGGGAATCGGCTCGGCCAGGTCAAAGTAATCGCAACGTTGTTGCTGACAAAAGTACGGTCCGTTATGGAGCTCCTGTAAGATGATCAACTCCGCGCCCTGATCCGCTGCGTGATGAATGGCTGTGGTGAGATGGTCCCGGGTCTGTTTGGCCGTCGGCTGGCTGGCCTGTTGAATCAGGGCGATACGACGTGTACTCATGACAGCGTTCCTTTCGGCAATTGCATGGTCAGGCAGTGCAGTGAGCCGTGCTGCAGGATCACTGCCGAGCAATCGATGGCAATCAATTCATGGTCCGGAAAGGCTTGAGACAGCACTTCCAGTGCTTTTTTATCGGCGGGATCATTATAAACAGGCACCAGAACCGCCTGGTTGATCACCAGAAAATTGGCGTAGGTTGCCGGCAGCCGTTCTCCCTCTTCATTGTAAACCGCCTGGGGCCAGGGCAGTGGCAGCAAGCGAAACGGAGTATCCTCCAGCGTGGTAAAGGTGTGTAACTGGTCGGCCATTTTTTTCAGGGCCGGGTAATGTTCATCCTCGGGGTCGTCACATTGAACATAGACGATGGTCTGGTCCGGACACAGCCGCGCCAACGTGTCGATATGGGAATCCGTATCATCTCCGGCCAGGTAGCCATGGTCGAGCCACAAGGTTTTGTGAATGCCGAACTGTTGCTGAAAAAACAGTTCAATATCATGTTTTTTCAGGTGGGGATTGCGGTTGGCACTGAGCAGGCAGGCGCTGGTCGTCAGTAAAATGCCATGGCCATCCGATTCAATACTGCCTCCCTCAAGGATCAGCGGTTGGATTTGAACCGGAGCGGCAAACGCGGCCTGCTCAGATAATGCCCGAGTGATTTGATTGTCAAGATTGGCTGGGAATTTCAATCCCCAGCCATTAAAACCAAAGTCGTAAAGCCATGGCCGGCCCTGTTTAAAGACGGTGATGGGGCCGAAATCACGGCTCCAGGTATCGTTGGTGTCGATGGCATAACACTGGACACGCTGAAGCGAAACGTCGGCATGCTGCAAGGTGGCAATCGTCTGCGAAGGCTGTGGCGTGACAATGATAACCTGTTCAAAACGGCTGATGTGACGAACAAGTTCAATGAAAACCGGAACAATCCGCTCCAGATGGTCAGCCCAGTCGCTGTCGGGTGTCGGCCAGGACAGCAACACACCGTCCTGTGTCTCCCATTCCGCCGGCAGGCGGGGTACGGTTGTACTCATGGTATTATCTCCCTTTGAAGTGAAGAAAGTATGCCATGATTTCGTGGTGAAAAAAAGCGAGATAGGAGGGGTGGCGACGCGTCAGCAGCTGTTTTTATTGCGGCGAAGACGTCGTGCCAGCACGAAAACGACAATGACGGCGCCAAGACAGAGTAACGCTTTAAACGAATGGAGAAAAGGGATTTGTTGCCAGGACTTCAGGCCCAGATAGCCCAGGCCTGGATAACTGATCCCCCACAGTACCGCGGCCACACTGCTGTAGCCGACAAGGCCGCGGGCGGAAAAGTGGACACAGCCGGCGACAAAAGGGACCAAACCGCGCAGCGGTCCGAAAAAACGGGCGAGAAACAGGCTCTTACCGCCATGAGCGGAGAAAAAAATCTGTGCCCGTTGCAGTAACGGTTTGCTGCGTTGCGGAAAAAAGGACTGAACCAGGCGAGGACCCAGACGGCCGCCGAGCAGGAAGCTGATCAGGTCGCCGATAAGAGCGCCGATGGCGGCGCACACACAGCTCAGGGTGAAATCACCGTGACCGGCCGCGGCAATGGCACCGATGGTAACGCATAATACGCTGCCGGGAACGACCAGCCCGACCAGGGCGATCCCTTCTGCCGTTGCTATCGCGGCGATGAGCAGGTAATACCAGGGTGTCGCCGTCACACTGGTCAGCAGATGTTCCAACCAGATCTCCATTCTCTACTGGTAGCCTAATTTTGTGACGGGGTAAATCTAAAAATCGCTGTCATGACTGGGAAGGGTTCGCCGGGCATAACCGCAATGCCCGGCGAGCGTATGGCTTTGAGGATAGAGCAATTAACAGCCGGTGAGCATATCGTTACCGGCTGCAGGGGCCTCAACGGTTTTCTTGGTGACGGTAAGGGTGGCACTGTCGCCGACGGAAACATTCTTAGCCTCCGAACGGCTGACTTCGATGGTCACTTTATCGCCGCGAACTTTGGTGACGGTTCCATTGATCTGTTGAGCCAGAGCGGTGGTAGCCAGGGCAGCAACAAGGCTCAGGGCGGTAATAAGATACAAGACTTTTTTCATGATCATCTCCTTGGGTGGCGGTTGGGTTGAAGTCGGACCTTTGCGCAAAAAGCTCATCCCGACTATTTTTTATGACACTGGCTGCAGGATTTCGGTGCGGCCTTGTTGCCTTTTTCCTGCTCTTTCTTATGGCAGTCCAGACATAGGGCGTGACCTTCTTTTTTGCCGTTAATGGCAATTTTTTGCGGTGGCTGAGTGGTATGGCAGGAACTACAGTCCATTTTTTCACCATGCATTTTATGGTCGAATGTGACGGTTCCTTTTCCCGTGTATTCATAGGTGTCTGCAGCCAGGGCAGACGTTGCCAACAGGGCCATGAACAGAACGGACAACAGCAGTTTCGTTTTCATTGTGGTACCTCCTTGTCAAATGGGAATGGGGTGTGAAACTGTGACTACCGTTTTAGCGGTCTTTTGCGTGCAGCGCATTAGATGTCGACCGGTATACCACCCGATGTCGATACGGATTGACCTGATTTCAGTAGGTTATGGCGGTCCGATTTTTGTCGGCATCGCGCTGTTTCGTTGCCCTTTTTGTTGCTATCTGCTACCCTCACACCACTATGACGGCAGAAAAAAACCAGAAAAACGATGGTATGATTCAGATTGACGGTGCGGCTATCCGTCAAGCACGGGAAGATCAGTCTCTGACGCAGCTCTATGTGGCAAAGATGGTCGGTGTCACCACGGATACCATCTCCCGTTGGGAGAATAATCGCTATCCGACCATCAAACGTCCCAATGCCGAGAAACTGGCGGAAGCCCTGGAAGTACCTCTGGAGCGGATTGTGCGGCAGGACGATGAGACACCGCAGCCACCGGTGCGCTCCTGGAGGCTGTCTCGGCGCTGGACCCTTGTAGTTACGCTGCTGGGCCTGCTGTCCATTGGCGTGACCATCTGGCTGTGGCCGCAACCGCCGATTGTCGCCGAACGGGTTCTGCCCAGCTATGCCGCACCCGGTGCGGTGTTCCCTGTCCAACTTCGCTTCAGTAACGGAACTGTTCGCGGTGTGGTGCGCGAACAATTGCCGCACGGCTGGCGGTTTGTCTCCTCGGTTCCCATGCCGGACAGTGTCGACGAGGAAACGGGATTGGTGCGCTGGATCGTACAAATGCAGGATCAGCCGTTGACCATCTACTATCTGGTGCAGGTTGACCCGCAGGCCAGGTTGAAAACCATGATGCGTTTTGATGGCGAGCTGGTGGCGCATACCGCAACGCAACGCAGCCGAATCGAATTGATTGGTGCTGACCAGTTGGTGATTCAGCATATTCATTGGGCGGATCTCAATGCGGATCTGATGATCGACGATGATGAAATGCTTGATGCGTCCTATTTAAGTGAAAATATGCCGGGGATGGCCCTCGACCTCGATGCCGTGGAAGCGATGTGGATTGAAGATCACTACTATTGGGACGAGGCGTTACGGCACTTTCAGCCTGGTTCTCCCACCAATTCGTCACCTCAGAAAACAGCCCAGCCCTGAACGCTCAGCGGTCGTGCCGTTTTATAGATGCCAATCCAGTCAGATTGTTTTATACTGCCGGTCGTTGAAATGTTATTGAACCGCACGGTGTTTCCAACAAGGGAAGGAAGGTGCCTGCGGTCCCATCACGTAAGTAGGTAGTTATTCATGGAACGTGTGCTGCAAATGCTCGAAGGGGAGATGGCTCTGGTTGAACAACAGTTCAGGCACGACCTCGACTCTGAAGTAACCCTGATTCGCAAGGTCGGGGAATATGTCCTGGCCAGTGGTGGTAAACGAATGCGCCCCATGCTGGTGCTTCTTTGTGCCCGGCTTGCCGACTATCAAGGCGCGTCGCATATCGGGGTGGCCAGTGTTGTCGAATTTATTCATACCGCAACCTTGCTGCACGATGATGTGGTGGACAGTGCTGATCTGCGTCGGGGCGCCGCGTCCGCCAACAACGTCTGGGGAAATGAGGCGTCCGTTCTGGTCGGCGACTTTCTTTTTTCAAAATCCTTTTCCATCATGGTGCGTACCGGCAGCCTGCCGATTCTTCAGGCGTTATCCGATGCGACGACCAACATGGCCGAAGGCGAGGTGTTGCAGCTGATCAGCACCTGCGATCTTGATCTGAGTGAAGAACGCTATATGCAGGTGGTGCGGGATAAAACCGCTGTGCTGATTGCTGCCGCTTGCCGGTGTGGCGGTATCCTCGGCGGGGTCTCCGCCGAGCAGGAGCAGGCACTGCAGGAATTTGGTATGGAGCTGGGCATTGCCTTCCAGTTTATGGATGATGCCCTTGATTATGTTGCGGATCAGGCGGAGTTCGGTAAAGCCTGTGGTCATGACCTTGAAGAAGGAAAAATGACCTTGCCCCTCATTGAAACCTTGCGCCATAGCAGCCGTGAAGAGCGCGACCGGGTTGAGCAGATTGTTGAGAAAGATCAGCTCAGCGATGAAGATCTTGAGGAAGTGATTGCGTTGATTCATCGTTATGACGGAATTGACTATACGCGTAAACGCGCAAAAGAACTGGTCGAATCCGCGAAACAACGATTAGTGGCTTTTGACGACGGTGAAGCAAAACAGGCCCTTGAGATTCTTGCCGATTACGTGGTCAGTCGCACCAAATAAAAATTTCCGTAAAATCGCTGTTTTCTAATCGTTAAATGCCTCTGTTTTTGATTTCACTAACAGGGGCATTGCTGTTTTGGGCTGGTCTGCGAGTTGGAATACTATCTGCATAGACAGGAATATTATTGTCACCTTTCAGCGGAGAGTATTCAGTCTATGCCTGTTGACGAACTTGTTCATAAAAGCTCTTTCGATTTTTCGGATCACAGCTATACCATTTGTATTTACCGGCGAGCTGACGGTTTTACCGCCATGACTGAGTTCAGTCCGGAAGATATGATCATCAATGATGGTGCGGACATTCAGTCGTTGCTGGAAAAACATCGTCGCCTGTTACCGCTGGCCATCATTTCCCGGCAGATGAGGCCTGAAAAAGAGTAACCGCGGTTGTTGCGCAATCCAGAATAATGAAAAACGCCGTGGCAGGTTATCCTGCCACGGCGTTTTAGTTTTCATGTGTTTTCAAACCCGTATTTTTCACAAGTAACCGACTTGTCGCGTCGATCTTTGTCGGGGAATCAGGCCTCGGATTCAGGTGCCGGTTCAGCTTTTTTCTTGCGCGGAGCCCGGCGCTTTGGTTTTTCTTCATCGCCCTCCGTGGCCTTTTCCGTGGTTTTTTCGGGGGCTGCCGTGTCGTCCGCAGCTTTTGCCGTTGTGGTTTTTCTGGTGGTGCGGCGGCGTGTCGGCTTTTTCTCGGTTGTTCCGTCGGCTTCTGCAGATTTTTCTGCGGCAGGAGCAGCCTTTTTAGCCGTCGTGGTACGGCGACGCGTCGTTTTTTTCTTCGCAGGTTCCTCCGTGCCTTCAGTTACGGTTTCAGCCGACTGCTCAGGTGAAGACTCCGCTGATTTTTCCGTGGTTTTTTTCGTCGTCCGCCGACGGCGAACGGGTTTCTTTTCAGTCTCCGCAGTGTCCGTTTCCGTCTGCGTTTGAGGGGCTTGCGCCGTCGCCGCTTCTGATTCGGCGGCGGGCTTGGCCGTGCTTTTGCGCCGGGTTGTTTTCTTTTCGGGCGCCGTTTTTTCGTCCGCCGCGCTCTCTTGAGACGGTTCAGCCGTTGTCGTGGTGCTCTTCGTGGCTGTTTTGCGGGTCGTACGACGGCGGCGCGGCGCGGGTTTGGTCTCTTCTGTGACCGCGGGGCTCTCGTTGTCCGCATTTGCCGCTGCGGCGGTATCGTCCGTTGCCGCTGGTTTGCGACGGGGCGCTCTGCGTTTGGGCTTGTTCTCATCTGCGGTCTGCGAGGCTGTGTCGGCATTGTTCGCTGCCGACGTCTCCTGTTGGACGGATTCGTCCGCCGATTTAACGTCGGATGGCGGTTGTTCCTCTTGCCCGGACTCATTGACCGGAGTTTTTTTGCGGGGCGGGCGGCGACGTGACGGTTTGCGCGCCGGTTTCGCCGTTTCAGCCTCTTGGGTTACGTCGGCATCCTTGGCCGTGTTTTCAGCGGATTCCTCCGTTGCCGAGGCGTGTGGCGCAGGTTCCAACGTTTCTTGGGCGGCAGGCGCTTGCAGCGTTTCGCCGGCAGCGACGGGCTGTTGAGCTGTTTCCGCTTGCGCTGCCTGGTCCTTGTCCTGATCCGTGGCCGGTTGCGAGGCGTCTGCTGCAGTTTCACCGTTCGTTTCTTCGGTTTTTTTGCTCCGGTCATTGCGGCGGCGGTTGGAACGGCGGCGGCGGCGAGACGATTTACGCGGTGCCTCCTCGTTTTTTTCTTCTTGAGGGGCGTCTGTTGGCCCCTCTTGATCGTTACTGGACGCTTCCGGCAGCACGACCTCGATATTGGCCCGTTCCGACAGATCCGTGTCCACCAGTGGCCCTTGATCTTTATGGTTGTCCTGATGCTGATCGCGTGACTGCTTGATGAAGTCGATGTCAACCTGCTCCGGCAGATACCCCGGATCGCCCTTGATTTCAATGGTCAGCTTGTAGCGCTGTTCAAGGTCGTAAAGCTCGCGGCGCTTGTTGTTGAGCAGATAGTTGGCGGTATCAAGA
This region of uncultured Desulfuromonas sp. genomic DNA includes:
- a CDS encoding diguanylate cyclase gives rise to the protein MSQPPPFPVESREIQGRWLPYLTAVLLCLVVFSLWWALEQRESHARRQAIAAESQVLLNLMDADLNNRIRLLQRFVYRWQQRGGMNREEFYFNATSYLEDHPGYQALKWVEPHLSVRWVVPKHDNEEAIGINLALEERRRKALKEARHQQAPSMTAPIELVEGGIGFLIYLPLTVEERFDGFLLAVFCSSTWVEALLKSRHTPLHCQSRILMDGEQIYQAPGWEDLPESLQAAKEWVIRNHHFVVQSRPTAAYLASRHTHLPQLVLIFGLTLIICLVLIIYLLQKTSSAVRSGNRHQNMLELEIAQRQQIEAEREMLLNDIGERVKALHCLYSLSRLAETTGKDVEQFLAEAIECLPPAWQHPEYTTARVSFDDMTFHTRDFQESVWKQEATIQTNGRRRGKVEVFYTKQLPNFDEGPFTEEERYLINEVADRIGSVMQQKRAVVALGKERQRLAFILEGTHVGTWEWNVQTGETVFNSRWAEHLGYHLEELSPASVKTWEKFCHPEDLKKAYRALKRHFSGREPYYQCEIRLKHKDGHWVWILDRGKVSIWTDEGDPLLMFGTHMDISDRKQAEERIRHLANHDALTGLPSLRLVRDRINVALESAHRRHEQFAVMFFDLDGFKAINDQHGHDAGDFVLQTVAKHLLSCVRKSDTVARIGGDEFLLLLTEIKSVEDVENIACKVIETVNQPMDFDGYLLQVQASVGIALYPTHGNTSKVLIKQADSAMYAVKNNGKNGYRFAGPPLENGKSPVV
- a CDS encoding carbon-nitrogen hydrolase, with translation MSTRRIALIQQASQPTAKQTRDHLTTAIHHAADQGAELIILQELHNGPYFCQQQRCDYFDLAEPIPGPSSDYFAELAKKREVVLVCSLFERRAAGLYHNTAVVFESNGQLAGMYRKMHIPDDPGYNEKFYFTPGDLGFTPIPTSVGTLGVLVCWDQWYPEAARLMALAGCDMLIYPTAIGWDPQDSPEEQQRQREAWITVQRGHAVANGLPVISVNRVGFEADPTGSTSGAQFWGSSFVAGPQGEILVQADTDHETVLLHDLDLQRSEQVRRIWPFLRDRRIDAYGELTKRFRD
- a CDS encoding agmatine deiminase family protein, whose protein sequence is MSTTVPRLPAEWETQDGVLLSWPTPDSDWADHLERIVPVFIELVRHISRFEQVIIVTPQPSQTIATLQHADVSLQRVQCYAIDTNDTWSRDFGPITVFKQGRPWLYDFGFNGWGLKFPANLDNQITRALSEQAAFAAPVQIQPLILEGGSIESDGHGILLTTSACLLSANRNPHLKKHDIELFFQQQFGIHKTLWLDHGYLAGDDTDSHIDTLARLCPDQTIVYVQCDDPEDEHYPALKKMADQLHTFTTLEDTPFRLLPLPWPQAVYNEEGERLPATYANFLVINQAVLVPVYNDPADKKALEVLSQAFPDHELIAIDCSAVILQHGSLHCLTMQLPKGTLS
- a CDS encoding DedA family protein — protein: MEHLLTSVTATPWYYLLIAAIATAEGIALVGLVVPGSVLCVTIGAIAAAGHGDFTLSCVCAAIGALIGDLISFLLGGRLGPRLVQSFFPQRSKPLLQRAQIFFSAHGGKSLFLARFFGPLRGLVPFVAGCVHFSARGLVGYSSVAAVLWGISYPGLGYLGLKSWQQIPFLHSFKALLCLGAVIVVFVLARRLRRNKNSC
- a CDS encoding cytochrome c3 family protein, which codes for MKTKLLLSVLFMALLATSALAADTYEYTGKGTVTFDHKMHGEKMDCSSCHTTQPPQKIAINGKKEGHALCLDCHKKEQEKGNKAAPKSCSQCHKK
- a CDS encoding helix-turn-helix transcriptional regulator; the encoded protein is MIQIDGAAIRQAREDQSLTQLYVAKMVGVTTDTISRWENNRYPTIKRPNAEKLAEALEVPLERIVRQDDETPQPPVRSWRLSRRWTLVVTLLGLLSIGVTIWLWPQPPIVAERVLPSYAAPGAVFPVQLRFSNGTVRGVVREQLPHGWRFVSSVPMPDSVDEETGLVRWIVQMQDQPLTIYYLVQVDPQARLKTMMRFDGELVAHTATQRSRIELIGADQLVIQHIHWADLNADLMIDDDEMLDASYLSENMPGMALDLDAVEAMWIEDHYYWDEALRHFQPGSPTNSSPQKTAQP
- a CDS encoding polyprenyl synthetase family protein, with product MERVLQMLEGEMALVEQQFRHDLDSEVTLIRKVGEYVLASGGKRMRPMLVLLCARLADYQGASHIGVASVVEFIHTATLLHDDVVDSADLRRGAASANNVWGNEASVLVGDFLFSKSFSIMVRTGSLPILQALSDATTNMAEGEVLQLISTCDLDLSEERYMQVVRDKTAVLIAAACRCGGILGGVSAEQEQALQEFGMELGIAFQFMDDALDYVADQAEFGKACGHDLEEGKMTLPLIETLRHSSREERDRVEQIVEKDQLSDEDLEEVIALIHRYDGIDYTRKRAKELVESAKQRLVAFDDGEAKQALEILADYVVSRTK
- a CDS encoding Rne/Rng family ribonuclease; translation: MSKKMLINATLPEEDRVAIVEDGILTELDIETAGHQQTKGNIYKGEVIRVEQGLQAAFIDYGAQRPGFLQIGEIHPSLFPKRDDEEQNNRRPAITEILKRGQQILVQVVKEERGTKGAALTTEISLPGRYMVLIPQSSSRGISRKIDNDHVRKEIKHTLSSLDLPDNMGYIIRTAAIDQPPEELKRDFDYLLNTYNSIVSHSEKAKAPALIYQESNLVLRSIRDYFTPEIDEVLIDDREVFQQARDFFKAVMPDYVQLVKLHQERRPIFARYQIEEQISHLSSNTVNLPSGGSIVLDQTEALVAIDVNSGKMGGEQDVEATAHRVNLEAAVEVARQLRLRDMGGLIVIDFIDMRQRRNAREVEKALKTALKIDKARVTVGRISHQFGLLEMSRQRIKANLGEGSYNLCPHCQGSGRIRSDESRSIALLRRIQAGTAKGHIEAVVCTAALDTANYLLNNKRRELYDLEQRYKLTIEIKGDPGYLPEQVDIDFIKQSRDQHQDNHKDQGPLVDTDLSERANIEVVLPEASSNDQEGPTDAPQEEKNEEAPRKSSRRRRRSNRRRNDRSKKTEETNGETAADASQPATDQDKDQAAQAETAQQPVAAGETLQAPAAQETLEPAPHASATEESAENTAKDADVTQEAETAKPARKPSRRRPPRKKTPVNESGQEEQPPSDVKSADESVQQETSAANNADTASQTADENKPKRRAPRRKPAATDDTAAAANADNESPAVTEETKPAPRRRRTTRKTATKSTTTTAEPSQESAADEKTAPEKKTTRRKSTAKPAAESEAATAQAPQTQTETDTAETEKKPVRRRRTTKKTTEKSAESSPEQSAETVTEGTEEPAKKKTTRRRTTTAKKAAPAAEKSAEADGTTEKKPTRRRTTRKTTTAKAADDTAAPEKTTEKATEGDEEKPKRRAPRKKKAEPAPESEA